ATCTTCGTCGAGCCGCCGGACCACGCACTCGGACGGTCCCGGGGCGGCTTGACCAGCAAGATCCACCTCGCGGTAGAGAGCAGAGGCAGAAGCCCTTGTCGGTCGTGATCACAGCCGGCCAGCGGGGTGACTCACCGCAGTTCGAGCCGGTCCTGGAGGCGATCCGGGTGCCCCGGCTCGGGCTGGGCAGGCCGCGCAAGCGCCCGGACCGGGTGCGGGCCGACAAGGCATACGACTCCCGCAGTAACCGCGCTTACCTGCGCAGACGTGGGATCAAGGCCACGATTCCGGTGCCGGCGGACCGGGTCCGCAATCGGCTGGGGCGTGGCGCCCGCGGCGGACGACCGCCAAAGTTCGACCAGGACGACTACAAGGAGCGGCACGCGGTCGAGTGCGGGATCAACCGACTCAAGCGCCACCGGGCCGTCGCCACCCGATACGACAAACTCGCCGTCCGCTACGAAGCGACCGTGCTGGTTGCAGCCATCAACGAATGGCTGTGACGATGCTTCGTCGGACTGGTGACCATAGGCAGCGGCACCCTGACTATCGTCCGGTGCCATCCCCGCGCAGCGCGGCACGGACCGAGGCAACGTCGGCAGTGGGGACAGCGAGTTCCCAGTAGCGATCCGCGGCTTGCAGGGACAGCAGGCGGAACAGTCCCTTGTCGACGGCCTCGCTTCCCGGGCCGGCGACCGGGCCCGCCCCATGGACGTGGAACGGAGCAATCAAGGCGATGCCTTCGCCGGTTCCGCCGAGCACTCGAAACGGCTGCCACACCACTGGCGATGCTGCGGCAGGGTCCAGAATCAACGCCCCCTGCCGGAAGCGATGGCCGTCACGGGCGAACGCGGAGACTTCGCGAGCCTCTCCCGCGTTCAACGCTGCGACGTCCGCCTCGGCGCGAGGCGAAGCGGCTCCCGTGAACTGCTCGATGAGACGCGCCGGATGCCGGAGCAGATCCATGAACGTCAGGGTTCCTGCGGCCCGCCGCACTCTTCTTCCCACCGTTGCCCCCCTGCATCGCGGTCGTACCCAGGGTAGCGGCGGGGGTGTGCGGGATCGCCTCCTCAGTCACTTTCGCAACACGCCCTAGTACTGCAACGGTCCTTGTCGTGACGGTTGGACAGGTTCGGGTGGTGTGTGGCCGCGTCGTTTGTAGTGGCTGATGCGGGCTTGGTGTTGGCGTCTGCGTCGCCATTGGGACCAGTGCAGGACGTGGTCGATGGGTGTTGGTTGGCGGTGGGTGAGGCGGTGGATCAGGCGTCTGAGCTCGGGGAGGCTGAGGGGGACGAGGTCGGAGGATCCGTTTCTGCTTTCTCCGCATCGAGTTCGCGGGCTCGCAGGACGGTGAGGCAGGCGTGGGCGGCCATGGCCAGGGTCATGTGGCGGTGCCAGCCGGGATAGCGGCGGACCTGGTAGTCGTCCAGGCCGCATTCCTGCTTCGCGGTCTGGAAGCACTCCTCGACCGCCCATCGGCTGCCGGCGACGCGGATCAACTGGTCGAGGGTGGTGTCGGCGGGGCAGTAGGCGATGTAGTACGAGATCTCCTCGGGTCGGCTCACGTTGCGGCGGGCGATCACCCAGTGCCGCCGGTCTTCCCGGTGCCAGGGGCGGACCTCGACTCTCGCCCAGTCGAAGACCCGTGGTCCATGGGAGCCGTTGCCGCAGGACCGGCGCTTCCACTTCTGCCTCGGCAGACCGTGGAACAGGTCGTGGACGGGATGGTCGATGGCCCAGCGGGTGACGACGGTGTCGTGCCGGGTGGTGGCCATGACATGGAAGACATCGGCCTGCTCGAGTTCGGACCGCCAGCCTTTGGAGAATCCGTAGGCGGCATCCGCAGTCACCCACCGGAACGGAATCCGCTCCGCGATCGCCCGGCGGACCATGGCCTTGGCCATCACCACCTTCGTCTCGAAGCCGACCGTGTCCCCGATGCCGGCCTGGCGACACCTGTCGCGGTTGTCCGTCCATGACGTGGGCAGATACAGGCGGCGGTCGATCAGTGTGCGGCCGCGACCGGTGGCATAGGCGAGGAAGACCCCGACCTGGCAGTTCTCCGTCCGTCCGGCGGTTCCGGAGTATTGCCGCTGGACACCGGCTGACCGCACGCCCTTCTTCAGGAATGCGGTGTCGTCGACGATCAGCACCGCTTCACGGTCGCCGAGATGCTCGACGACATACCCACGCACGTCGTCCAGAACCTCGTCCGCGTCCCAGTCGATCCGGTTCAACAAGCGGTGGATCCGGTCCGGACCCGCATGACCGGCCTCCTCCGCCAGCGTCCAGCCGTTCTTCCGCTCCAGCGGAGCCACCAGCCCCTGCATATACGCAAGCGCCGACTCACGTGGCTCCGACCTGGCAAAACGGTGCACGAACCGCTCATGCAGAGCCTTCAACTCACCCGCCCACAACTGGGCATCAACCAGTACCCCACCCATGAACAGACCAACGACCCACCTGCCCAACCGTCACAGCAAGGACCGTTGCAGTACTAGGGCCCGTCCGGCGGATCATGGTCGGGGGCGCGGTGGTCCGGCGGGTCACCACGTCGTGCGGGATCCGCGCGTCCTTACGACACCCACGCCGTTCCGCCGACGGCGAAGGCCGGCCCGACCGGGTCCGACGGTCACTACAGTCCAGGACCATGACGACGGTCACCACACGCACGGTCGCGTACCCGGCCGACGACCTGACGATGATCGGGCACCTCGCGCTCCCCGCCGGTGTCGACCGCCGGCCCGCGGTCCTGATCGGACCCGAGGGGCCGGGCCTGAACGACGTCCAGCGTCAACGTGCCGACGCCCTCGCCGAACTCGGTTACGTGGCGCTGGCGTTCGACATCCACGGAGGGCGCTGGTTCACCGACCCACAGGACATGCTGGACCGCGTGATGCCGCTGCTCGCCGACCCCGACCGGATGCGGGGCATCGGCCATGCGGCACTCGATGTGCTGCGCGCCGAACCACGGACCGACCCCGACCGGATCGCCGCCATCGGCTACGGCACGGGGGGCGCGATCGTGCTGGAACTCGGGCGCGACGGCGTCGACCTGCGCGCGATCGGGACGGTCAACGCACTGACCACCGGCCGACCGGGCGAGGCGGCACGCATCCGCTGCCCCGTGTGGGCCGGAGTCGGGTCGGACGACCCGATCATGCCGCCGGCGCAACGGGACGCCTTCGCCGCCGAGATGCAGGCCGCGGGCGTCGACTGGCGCCTCGTGGTCTACGGCGGAGCCCAGCACGCCTTTCACCACCCGCCGGTCGACCACGCCGTGGTCCCCGGCGTCGCCTACCACCCGCGGCATGCGCGGCGCGCCTGGCAGGACATCGTCGACCTGCTCGCCGAGAACCTGCCCGAAACGGAGTGAGGTGCGGCCTGCGGTCGTACGCGGAAGGCCTGCGCCCCGGTTTGACCTCAAGGCGGGTCGAGGTACGAGGCTGGGTTCATGAACATCCGACCGGCAGACACCCCGACCGCCCCGACCGCAGTCCCCGCCACCGACACCCCGACCGCAGTCCCCGCCACTGACCACCTGACGGCAGTGCCCGCCACCGACACCCCGACCCCCGAGGCACGCCACCGACCCCCGACCACCGAGGCACGCCCGGAGGGCCGACCCGCCGATTTCGTCCCCGTCCCCGACCCCAGCCCCACCGACCACCGACCCGACCGGTGGTCCGGCGAACTCCTCCACCTCGACGCCTATCTGGCCCGGATCGGGTACGACGGCCCCCGCGAGCCCACCCTCGCCGTCCTGCGCGACCTCCAGCGCGCCCACACCACCCACATCCCCTTCGAGAACGTCCACGCCGTCCTCGGCCGGGACCTGCCCCTCGACCTGCCCTCCATCGAGGCCCGCCTCGTCGACGACCGGCGAGGCGGCTACTGCTTCGAGCACGTCCTCCTCTTCGCCGCCGCCCTCGAACGCCTCGGGTTCCACGTCACCGGCATGATCGGACGGGTCAGCCTCGGCGCGCCCAAGGTTCTCCCCGCCACCCACGGCCTGCTCGCCGTGACCGCCCGCGACGACGACCGCGAGTGGCTGTGCGACGTCGGCTTCGGGGCCGGTCCGCTCGGACCGATCGAGATCGCCGACGGGGCCCACGTCGCGTACGAGGGCTGGCGGCATCGGTTGGAGCGGCGGCCCGGCGCCCACGGCATCGATCAATGGTGGCTGTACCAGACGGCCCCCGGTCCGTCCGGGCCGGACAACGACCCCGAGCGGGTCCCGACCCCCTGGATCGACCGGCACACCTTCACCCTCACCGCCCAGTACCCGATCGACTACGTCGTCGGCAGCCACTTCGTGGGCACGAACGCGCGCTCCCCGTTCGTCCGCCGGCTCTTCGCACAGCGCATGACCCCGGCCGCCCACTACGGCATGGACGACCTGACACTCGTCACCACCCGCCCCGACGGGACGAACACCACCGAGGAGATCGCCCCGGAGGCCCTGGACGGGACCCTGCGCGAGGTGTTCGGGATCGCCCTCACGGAGGAGGAACTCCGCGAGCTCGCCGCCCGCCGATCGGCCGCGGCGACGTCGACGGCCTGACCGACCGGCGCGGCCGGGACCCTCGGTCAGCCGCGCAGGCGCCCCGGCAACCAGCGGAGCTGGGCCGCCTGCTGGAAGGAGCCGCCGCCCTCGTGGTCGTTGAAGTCGTAGACCTCGATGGCCTTGTCCTCGGGCGCGTACGCGTTGAAGGCGGCGAACACCGTCGACGGCGGGCACGTCAGGTCCTCAAGCGCGGTCGAGAAGAGGGCCGGCGCCGTCGCGCGGGCCGCGAAGTGGACCCCGTCGAAGTAGGCCAGCGTGTTCCGGGCCTGCTCGACGCGGCTGCGGTGGGTCTTGAGGTAGTTGCCGATCTCGCGGTACGGGGTGCGGTCCGTGATCGTCGTCGCGCGCGGGAAGTCGCACAGGAACGGCACGTCCGGGGCCACGGCCACCAGGTCCCGCACGAGACCGGCGACCGCCAGGGTGATGCCACCGCCCTGGCTCCCGCCGGTCACCGCCGTGCGGCCGGCGTCCACCAGCGGGTGCGAACGCGCGGCCTCCACGGCGCGGACCGCGTCCGTGAAGAGCCGCCGGTAGTAGTAGGTGGCCGGAGCCTCGATGCCGCGGGTCATGAATCCGGGGAGCGCCGGACCGCTGCCGACCGGGTCGGGAGTGTCGCCGACGGCCCAGCCGCTGCCCTGGCCTCGGGTGTCCATCACGAAGTGCGCGAACCCGGCCGAGGCCCAGAGCAGATGCGCGTGCGGCAGGTCGCGCCCGCCCCCGTACCCCAGGAACTCGACCACCACCGGCAGCGGTTCGGACGTGCCGGCCGGCAGGACGAACCATCCCTTGACCGGCTGCCCGTCGAACCCGGCGAAGGTCACGTCGTACGTCTCCACCGTGGTGAGCCCCGTCTCGACGGGCTCGAAGCGCGCGTCGAGCGGGAACGCGCGGGACTCGTCGAGGGTCTTCGCCCAGAAGGCGTCGAAGTCCTCCGGCTCCACGGACGCGCTGCGGTACGTCCGGAGTTGGTCGATGGGCAGGTCGAACTGGCTCATGGAAACCGCCTGGTGCGTAAGGGTCACGTTCGAAATCTCGACCGGTTCGCCCGGCCCTCCTCACCCTAGTCCGGAGATTCATATACGTGAATCTCCGGGGTCGGGCTCACCGACACTTCACGCCGAGCACGCCACGAGAACGCTTCCGGGCCGGTCCCCGTGGCATCCTCGGACGATGCCCCGGCCGTGTCCGGCCGCGGGTTTTCGTCGTCCTGCGCGGAGGGACACCATGCTCATCAGCCACACCGTTCGCCACGACGTCCTGCACGTGGCGCTCCACCGCGACCTGGACGTCACCAACAGGGCCGCGGCAGCCCTCCAGATCCAGGCCCTGGTGCAGGCCCACCGCCCGACACGCGTGATCATCGCGGTCCCGGCCGCGGACCCCACCCCCGCCACCCTCAGCGCCCTGGCCCGCGCGCACCGCATGTGCGGCAGCCTGGGAATCCCCGTCACCCTGACCGGCGCAAGCGCCAGAACCCGCGACCTCCTGGACGTGAACACCCCCTAGGGGGCGTCTGGAAAATGGACGCCATCCCTCGCTCTGCGGCGTGATGATCCCGGCGTGGGGCGAGGGGACCTTTCTGACAAGCAGTGGGCAGGCTCAGGTGCTGCTGCCCGCAGGGTGTCTCCCCAGCAGTTCGGCCAGGCCGCGGCGGGTGGCGGCGATGACGACGCGGTCCTCCGGTCGTAGCACGTAGCCGGGGTGCAGGTCCCAGAGGAGTTGGGGCTGTTCGCCGTCGTGGTGGGTGGAGGCGAGGTCGGGGCGGCGGGCGGCGGGGGAGGCCGTGTCGAGGGCGAGGACGCGCCAGGCGCCGGGGCGGAACGCTTCGGAGACCGTACGTCCTTCGAACCGGGGGTGTCCGGCGACGAGGAGGGCGGCGAAGACCAGGACCTTGCGCTCGACCGGGATCGCGCCGAGGATCTGGCGGCCCATCATGGCGCCGGCGAAGGCGGGGGCGGCGAGGTGGGTGACGCTGCGGCTGCGGGTGAGGGCGTCGGGGTGGGCGGTGCGCAGGGTGCGGTAGACGGCGGTGGCGAAGTCGTCGTCGTACAGGCGCATGGCGACGCGCAGATCGGCCTTGACCGTACGTGCGTAGAGGACGGCCTCCAGGTTGGTGGTGTCCGCACTGGTGAGGGCGAGCAGTGCGTGAGCCCGGTGGACCTTGGCGGCCTCCAAGACGCCCTCCTCCGTGACGTCGCCGAGGACGACCGGCACATGGAGGCTGCGGGCGAGGGGGATGCCGCGGGCGTCGGGGTCCTCCTCGACGCAGACGACGGGGATGTCGAGTTCCCGCAGCCGGGCGAGGACGCGGGTGCCGACCTTGCCGAGTCCGAGCAGGACGACATGGCCGGACAGGCCGCGGGGCGGGCGGCGTAGGGCGCCCGCGCTACGGAAGGTGCCGAGTGCCTCCAGCGCTCCGGCGACGAGGAGGGGGAGAAGCGCGAGGCCGACGAGCCCGGTCAGGAGCTGGAGGACTTGGTTCGTGGCCGGCGCGTCGATCGCGGGGTCGTTGATGGAGAACAGGTCGAGCAGCGTGATGTAGGCGGCGTGCACCGGGTCGGCGTCGGTGAGCGCAGTGGTGGTGAGGGTCAGGGCGAGGACGGAGGCGACGATGCCGGCGAGCGCCCAGCGCAGGCGGCTGGATAAGAGGTCGCGCAGCGGCGGCCCACGGCGGGCCAGGCGCCGTGCGGGCAGGGCGGGGCCCGTGTATCGGACGGTCTCCAGGACGACGCTGCCGCGCCCGGTGCTGCCCGCCACGGTCCGGTCGTCGGGCAGCAGGACGGGGCCTTGCGGCCCGCTGGCCTCCGAGCCTTCCGCGCCCGCCGGGTCGGCA
Above is a genomic segment from Streptomyces sp. NBC_00094 containing:
- a CDS encoding IS701 family transposase, producing MGGVLVDAQLWAGELKALHERFVHRFARSEPRESALAYMQGLVAPLERKNGWTLAEEAGHAGPDRIHRLLNRIDWDADEVLDDVRGYVVEHLGDREAVLIVDDTAFLKKGVRSAGVQRQYSGTAGRTENCQVGVFLAYATGRGRTLIDRRLYLPTSWTDNRDRCRQAGIGDTVGFETKVVMAKAMVRRAIAERIPFRWVTADAAYGFSKGWRSELEQADVFHVMATTRHDTVVTRWAIDHPVHDLFHGLPRQKWKRRSCGNGSHGPRVFDWARVEVRPWHREDRRHWVIARRNVSRPEEISYYIAYCPADTTLDQLIRVAGSRWAVEECFQTAKQECGLDDYQVRRYPGWHRHMTLAMAAHACLTVLRARELDAEKAETDPPTSSPSASPSSDA
- a CDS encoding dienelactone hydrolase family protein — translated: MTTVTTRTVAYPADDLTMIGHLALPAGVDRRPAVLIGPEGPGLNDVQRQRADALAELGYVALAFDIHGGRWFTDPQDMLDRVMPLLADPDRMRGIGHAALDVLRAEPRTDPDRIAAIGYGTGGAIVLELGRDGVDLRAIGTVNALTTGRPGEAARIRCPVWAGVGSDDPIMPPAQRDAFAAEMQAAGVDWRLVVYGGAQHAFHHPPVDHAVVPGVAYHPRHARRAWQDIVDLLAENLPETE
- a CDS encoding arylamine N-acetyltransferase, with translation MNIRPADTPTAPTAVPATDTPTAVPATDHLTAVPATDTPTPEARHRPPTTEARPEGRPADFVPVPDPSPTDHRPDRWSGELLHLDAYLARIGYDGPREPTLAVLRDLQRAHTTHIPFENVHAVLGRDLPLDLPSIEARLVDDRRGGYCFEHVLLFAAALERLGFHVTGMIGRVSLGAPKVLPATHGLLAVTARDDDREWLCDVGFGAGPLGPIEIADGAHVAYEGWRHRLERRPGAHGIDQWWLYQTAPGPSGPDNDPERVPTPWIDRHTFTLTAQYPIDYVVGSHFVGTNARSPFVRRLFAQRMTPAAHYGMDDLTLVTTRPDGTNTTEEIAPEALDGTLREVFGIALTEEELRELAARRSAAATSTA
- a CDS encoding acetylxylan esterase translates to MSQFDLPIDQLRTYRSASVEPEDFDAFWAKTLDESRAFPLDARFEPVETGLTTVETYDVTFAGFDGQPVKGWFVLPAGTSEPLPVVVEFLGYGGGRDLPHAHLLWASAGFAHFVMDTRGQGSGWAVGDTPDPVGSGPALPGFMTRGIEAPATYYYRRLFTDAVRAVEAARSHPLVDAGRTAVTGGSQGGGITLAVAGLVRDLVAVAPDVPFLCDFPRATTITDRTPYREIGNYLKTHRSRVEQARNTLAYFDGVHFAARATAPALFSTALEDLTCPPSTVFAAFNAYAPEDKAIEVYDFNDHEGGGSFQQAAQLRWLPGRLRG
- a CDS encoding NAD(P)-binding protein, whose amino-acid sequence is MAALPQQGNAAARAGGHMVVCGDDGLAHRLADELREVYRQRVVLVLTGEQAEVRTAGRVTAPADTTNGGTVVPVHVSTAQAPTEEALLRAGADRATALALLYEDDETNLRAALAARRLNPGLRLVVRMYNRKLGQRLEELLDQAALVHSPGMERAVLDASTTVLSDADTAAPALAATAVAGTSKVVQADGLLLRAADRTPPGRGEVPDSGLCTLALLSSTTADPAGAEGSEASGPQGPVLLPDDRTVAGSTGRGSVVLETVRYTGPALPARRLARRGPPLRDLLSSRLRWALAGIVASVLALTLTTTALTDADPVHAAYITLLDLFSINDPAIDAPATNQVLQLLTGLVGLALLPLLVAGALEALGTFRSAGALRRPPRGLSGHVVLLGLGKVGTRVLARLRELDIPVVCVEEDPDARGIPLARSLHVPVVLGDVTEEGVLEAAKVHRAHALLALTSADTTNLEAVLYARTVKADLRVAMRLYDDDFATAVYRTLRTAHPDALTRSRSVTHLAAPAFAGAMMGRQILGAIPVERKVLVFAALLVAGHPRFEGRTVSEAFRPGAWRVLALDTASPAARRPDLASTHHDGEQPQLLWDLHPGYVLRPEDRVVIAATRRGLAELLGRHPAGSST